The DNA region atattaaaaGGAACtatcattaaaccaataaaccaaGACACCTAAACTAGAGCACGTATCAAAATTGGAAGACAAACAAAGTAAACAGAACATGGGAGATGATTCAGCAAGCAAACTAGAGCACGTATCATTTGCATCAACAACTCTTCTCTATTAGCACCTTCTACCGTATTCTAATTATCAAGCAGCAACCAACAAAACATCATGGTCTATAATGAAATCACTTCCCAGAATAATCAAAATTATCATTAAACAGTGAGGTATACTGAACCTCTAGTTTTGctataatgtaaaataaaacttagaGACACATGATTTAGGTCACAATTTATTCTCTGTGTTTCTGTTTACTTATCCATGTTATAATATTCTAATCATGATAACATGGAAACGCAAACGCAAAGAAACAATTGTGGCCTTAATTAAAGTAAAACTTAAGAGGACAGAGACTTATCAGTACTTGATTGTATGGTGTCACTTTAATATGGTCCCTGCGGAAAGGAAAAATCATTTAACGTTCTTCCTTTCGGAAGGTTATTACTTAGTTTTGTCCAGTCATTAACAGTAATAATGAAAACAATGAGTAGATGTATTGGGGGATAACGTGTCGCTACCAGGAAAATGTGAAATAGAATAACTGGTTTCTGCTCAAACCAGTTTCCTCATGCCAAGAGCATCAAAGAAGAAATCCATCACTGCTAACGGAGTGAGAGCCTAGTTCCTTCGTTTTGGATCTGGAGGTTGTGACTAAGAAGCAAAATATACAACAGCATGTAGTTATCATTTCCAGCACCTGGACAGTTGTATTATCAAAATCGCTCTGCTTGAAGCCTCAAATACTATCAAGAAGTTTGTTGTTACAAAAACTAAAGTAAATCAAGACAGGTATTTACTAGACCATTGACGGTTTTGAGGACTGGGGTGATATATGACCACGCTCAACCAAACGTAGCATCAGCTGATCTGCCTCCTCTACTTTATTGTCTCGAACCAGTCTTTTGCTAAGCTTCTCACATATCTTAACATCAGGTATCAGATTGCGGTTAAACATCCGACAGGCCACTTTATATGCTGACAGAGGCACACCTTTCTTAAGATAGCCTTCCATAAGTACGTAACATGTCTTAGCATCAGCTATTGAAGCTGTCCTCAGAACCTTTCCCAAAAGTTTGTCTGCCTCCTCGAGCTTTCCCAGACCACAAAGCTTCTCAATGACTTGATTATAAACCGTCCTGCATTTCTGCCTCAATATCATCTTCTCCAATATAGCCACAAGATCATCAACTTTTCCCATTTGGCAGTATCGATGGATGACAGTCCTATATGTAACAGGGGTAGGATCTATACCTTTATGAAGCATCTTCTTCATAAGTTCCGTTGCTTCTGATATTCTACCTTTTTTTCCTAACGCATCAACTAAAGTAGTATATATAAAGACATCTGCGTGTTTGTTGATCAGGTACATGTCATCAAGCACTGAGAGAGCAGCATCTAGCTCATCGTTCTGACATAAACCATGAATCACTGTAGTGAAATTCACGACATTAATAGCACAACCCTTGTTCAGACACTCCTCCATGAGTTTTCTGGCCTCGTGAGTTCTCCCATCCCGACAAAGGCTCTGGAGCAATAAGTTGATCTCAACTGGGCCAGGGAAAAAACCTTTTAGTACCATCTCTTTTACCACATCACAGGACTCAGACAGTTTCCCTTCCCTTCGCAACCCATGCATAATTACGCTGTAAGTaatggaattcggactccaccaGTGCTCTTCGCTCATGTTCATCATTTCTCTTGCTTCTAATGATTTCCCTGTTCGGCACATCCCATTTAACAGAGCTGTGTATGACACAGTATTTGGTTTATGTCCATGTGTGTGCATAACCTGAAGAAGCTTTTTAGCTTTGTCGATCTCACCCAAACGACAGAAGCCATTGACAACTGTAGTATAAGTTACTACATCAGGTGGACAATGTCCTTTCGACAGCATTTCATTAATAAGATCTTTAGCCTCAGACATTCTTCCCTCTTTGCACAATGCATGAACTATAGCACTATAACCCACCTTGTCAATCCGAAAACCTTTTTCATCAGCATCGTTTAGAAACCAAAGAGCCTCATCTGCATGGTCATGTTTTGTGAGCATATGAATTAGAGTATTGTAAGTGACTTGATCCGGCACCAAACCATGCTCTTTcgccatcttcttcatcaagttcctcacttccacaatccgTTTTTCTTTACAAAGATAGCCCATTATGGTATAGTAACTAACTTTGTCCGGCAAACATCCTTTACTAGGCATATCCTCTAGTAGTTCAATTGCCTCCTCAACTCGATGCAAGTCACAATAACCTCTGATCATACAATTATAAGTCACCACATTCGGCACTATACCAACAACCTGCATACGTTCTAGAAACCGTAAAGCTTTCTCCAACCTATTCGCTCTCAAGAAAACATCAATAGTCGTATTGCAAATCAACAAGTCAGGTTCAACACCAGCTCTCTGCATAAGAGTCAACACCTTCAACGCATCTCTCAGCTGACCAGCCCTACAATATGATACCATTACAAACGAAAACGCTGTAGGGCTTCGATATATACCTCTACGCTTCATCAGAACGAGAACTCTCCTAGCACCTTGACACAGTTTAGTCTTACTAAGAACCTCAAGCATGGAGTAATACACCATGTGATCATGCCTATACCGCCATTGACGATCCGCCCAGTAGAAGAACTTAAGAGCAACACGTTCATCGTCTTGTGAGCGTATAACAGCGCAGACTTGTGATGGTTTAAGACTCCTCAGAAGATTCCTCATCTGAGCTTCATGCTTTGGGTTCCAAGATGACCTGAGACCAATTAACCTACCTATCTCTCTCACCAAAGGATGCCtagattcatcttcttccacatcGAATCTACCAACGTCTTCTCGTGACTGAGGGATCTTCCTAACCGATTTCAGAACAGCGACACGCTCTTCGCCACTTGTTCCACCatcttcatcattatcatcatcatctagttcttcttcttcttcttcttcttcatcttctcccaATTCATCTATCTCATCAAACCTAGGGTTTCGAATCTCTCCTAATTCAGCTTCACCAACGCTCGTAGCATTCAAAGCTGATGACTTTACGAAACCCAATTGCCTCAACTCTCCTAAATGTTCATCTTCTCGATGAGAAACTCCTCCTATCTCCGGAACATGACTAAAGACAGGATTTTTCGACGAAGTTGTCGAGAAAGATGCATCATCGTTAGAGATTGAGCAAGGTGAAAATCGAATTAAGGGTCTACGAAGAATCCGATGAACCCTTAAATTCAACATCAATCAAAACAAGAAGCTTCTTCCACTAATTAAGCAACTCAAGTCTCTCAAGGTAACACAAAGCTCTCTCCGTTCTTTAACTCGAACTGAGAAATGCTTAAAGAGCAAAATCAACGGAACCATGCGAATTTTTGAAATCAGAAAGGGGGGTGACGAAGCTATGGAAAGAAACTACAAgtccaaaatcgaaaataaattaaaaacgtGGGCTTTGAGAGAAAACCGTTAAGATTACGCCACGTGGTGGACACTAAGTAGACAAAAACCGttgatatatgtatttatttatatatcaaattaattttttttgttctctctctccttcgtcTGTGTACCCTTTGCGTCGTCGACACCCTTTTGTTACCGTTTTTACGATCGACTCCTTCGCCGGAATATTCCATATATACATAGACGATACTGACGTCGCCGATGATGGACGCTTTGATTCCGATGGAGAACGGCACCGTTTCCTCTGATCGTGATAAATCGGCTCTTATATTCCTCGGAACGGGATGTTCGAGCGCGGTACCTAACGCAATGTGCTTGATCCAGCGATCTGATAGTCCCTGCTACGTTTGTTACCAGTCGCTTTCGATCCCTCCTGAGCGAAATCCTAACTACAGGTACCATTCTCATGTCTCACTGATTTGGTAATTCCTTAAAGTGTATGATTCAGTGGAAATTTTATGAAGgattaaatttgaattaatttcaatttcCGTAGGATTTGGGATCACTTAGTCTAGTTTTGGTGTTCCACTTTGATCCATGTGTTGAGTTGAATCATATAAAGCCTTTAGTGCTTTGATTAGATCCATCTTTTAAGCTGAGTTTGCCTGTACAGTGTTAGACTAGTTctagcttgtttttttttttttcattgtataAGAGATGTTGTGGTGGGTGGTTTTTGGCAGGGGGAATACTTCAATGCTCATTGATTATTGTCAAAGTGATGGCAAACATAAATACATTCAAATCGATGTTGGCAAGACTTTTAGGGAACAAGTCCTTCGTTGGTTTACTCTTCACAAGATTCCTCAAGT from Camelina sativa cultivar DH55 chromosome 3, Cs, whole genome shotgun sequence includes:
- the LOC104777056 gene encoding pentatricopeptide repeat-containing protein At1g09900-like isoform X2, with amino-acid sequence MLNLRVHRILRRPLIRFSPCSISNDDASFSTTSSKNPVFSHVPEIGGVSHREDEHLGELRQLGFVKSSALNATSVGEAELGEIRNPRFDEIDELGEDEEEEEEEELDDDDNDEDGGTSGEERVAVLKSVRKIPQSREDVGRFDVEEDESRHPLVREIGRLIGLRSSWNPKHEAQMRNLLRSLKPSQVCAVIRSQDDERVALKFFYWADRQWRYRHDHMVYYSMLEVLSKTKLCQGARRVLVLMKRRGIYRSPTAFSFVMVSYCRAGQLRDALKVLTLMQRAGVEPDLLICNTTIDVFLRANRLEKALRFLERMQVVGIVPNVVTYNCMIRGYCDLHRVEEAIELLEDMPSKGCLPDKVSYYTIMGYLCKEKRIVEVRNLMKKMAKEHGLVPDQVTYNTLIHMLTKHDHADEALWFLNDADEKGFRIDKVGYSAIVHALCKEGRMSEAKDLINEMLSKGHCPPDVVTYTTVVNGFCRLGEIDKAKKLLQVMHTHGHKPNTVSYTALLNGMCRTGKSLEAREMMNMSEEHWWSPNSITYSVIMHGLRREGKLSESCDVVKEMVLKGFFPGPVEINLLLQSLCRDGRTHEARKLMEECLNKGCAINVVNFTTVIHGLCQNDELDAALSVLDDMYLINKHADVFIYTTLVDALGKKGRISEATELMKKMLHKGIDPTPVTYRTVIHRYCQMGKVDDLVAILEKMILRQKCRTVYNQVIEKLCGLGKLEEADKLLGKVLRTASIADAKTCYVLMEGYLKKGVPLSAYKVACRMFNRNLIPDVKICEKLSKRLVREGAGNDNYMLLYILLLSHNLQIQNEGTRLSLR
- the LOC104777056 gene encoding pentatricopeptide repeat-containing protein At1g09900-like isoform X1, giving the protein MLNLRVHRILRRPLIRFSPCSISNDDASFSTTSSKNPVFSHVPEIGGVSHREDEHLGELRQLGFVKSSALNATSVGEAELGEIRNPRFDEIDELGEDEEEEEEEELDDDDNDEDGGTSGEERVAVLKSVRKIPQSREDVGRFDVEEDESRHPLVREIGRLIGLRSSWNPKHEAQMRNLLRSLKPSQVCAVIRSQDDERVALKFFYWADRQWRYRHDHMVYYSMLEVLSKTKLCQGARRVLVLMKRRGIYRSPTAFSFVMVSYCRAGQLRDALKVLTLMQRAGVEPDLLICNTTIDVFLRANRLEKALRFLERMQVVGIVPNVVTYNCMIRGYCDLHRVEEAIELLEDMPSKGCLPDKVSYYTIMGYLCKEKRIVEVRNLMKKMAKEHGLVPDQVTYNTLIHMLTKHDHADEALWFLNDADEKGFRIDKVGYSAIVHALCKEGRMSEAKDLINEMLSKGHCPPDVVTYTTVVNGFCRLGEIDKAKKLLQVMHTHGHKPNTVSYTALLNGMCRTGKSLEAREMMNMSEEHWWSPNSITYSVIMHGLRREGKLSESCDVVKEMVLKGFFPGPVEINLLLQSLCRDGRTHEARKLMEECLNKGCAINVVNFTTVIHGLCQNDELDAALSVLDDMYLINKHADVFIYTTLVDALGKKGRISEATELMKKMLHKGIDPTPVTYRTVIHRYCQMGKVDDLVAILEKMILRQKCRTVYNQVIEKLCGLGKLEEADKLLGKVLRTASIADAKTCYVLMEGYLKKGVPLSAYKVACRMFNRNLIPDVKICEKLSKRLVRDNKVEEADQLMLRLVERGHISPQSSKPSMVYHNLQIQNEGTRLSLR